The Cardiocondyla obscurior isolate alpha-2009 linkage group LG22, Cobs3.1, whole genome shotgun sequence genome includes a region encoding these proteins:
- the LOC139111061 gene encoding leucine-rich repeat-containing protein 74B has product MKLVNPYTMYRVPNDPGLLPAFSQLRERPPIYGVNDVQKFYDIVKRMGSRPIGPVKDMLTTDYLNLRYYGFRSPVMKALCDTLANNTFVQKLDLKDNKLTPYSCKYLNDLLLVNNTITDLSLSGCRIGVRGAKKLYNAISENTTLKTLDLSRCNLGNEGFEHIASALSINQNLESVNLTDNCLEKICSKNVRDLLTYSCLTHLNLSWNSLYDVDTWKGLVDGFNKNETLRSLNLSWNALDKQCLPHLCKLLSSSKNIEKLDLSWNRFTESDAGIIAKALSKNSSLQELYLGNNPLKAEGASDLIHALTPKLSPNSVLRLLDLENVWAKKDVLPNLETIKMLKPWLTINLGGILSNYPVVEPNVKRILLKRANYEAMLPKKKKQRRNFGHFIMSLTDKNISRANFMQLVKKFNLKLSASLIDEIMNAFTGPKNTIDQTQLKLFYLEEYPETTAKPLTLKKKKLKPVKT; this is encoded by the exons ATGAAATTAGTAAATCCGTATACAATGTATCGAGTACCAAACGATCCCGGATTGCTGCCAGCTTTCTCCCAATTACGTGAGCGCCCACCGATTTATGGTGTAAACGACGTGCAAAAGTTCTACGATATAGTAAAACGCATGGGCTCGAGACCGATCGGTCCCGTAAAAGATATGCTCACAACCGATTACTTGAATTTGCGATATTACGGATTCAGATCACCGGTAATGAAAGCACTCTGCGACACTTTGGCCAACAATACTTTCGTACAAAAACTGGATTTAAAG gataataaattaaccCCGTATTCGTGCAAATATCTAAATGATTTATTGCTCGTAAACAATACGATAACTGATTTGTCATTGTCCGGTTGCCGAATTGGCGTGAGAGGTGCAAAAAAGTTGTACAATGCAATATCAGAGAACACAACTCTGAAGACGCTGGATCTCAGCAGATGCAACCTCGGCAACGAAGGTTTCGAACACATCGCGTCTGCATTGTCTATCAATCAAAATCTGGAAAGCGTTAATTTAACTGATAATTGTCTGGAAAAGATATGCTCGAAAAATGTGCGAGATCTGCTTACATACTCTTGTCTGACGCATCTAAATCTCTCTTGGAACTCTTTATATGACGTAGACACCTGGAAAGGTCTGGTCGAtggctttaataaaaatgagactCTTCGTTCCTTGAATTTATCTTGGAATGCACTCGATAAACAATGCTTACCCCATCTTTGCAAGCTATTATCAAGCTCGAAAAACATCGAAAAACTGGATTTAAGTT GGAATAGATTTACTGAAAGCGATGCCGGGATCATTGCGAAAGCTTTGTCGAAAAATAGTTCACTCCAGGAATTATATCTGGGAAATAATCCTTTAAAAGCTGAAGGTGCTTCGGATCTGATTCATGCGCTCACACCGAAGTTATCACCCAACAGTGTCTTACGTCTATTAGATTTAGAAAATGTTTGGGCGAAAAAGGACGTCCTCCCCAACTTGGAAACAATTAAGATGCTCAAACCGTGGCTAACTATTAATTTAGGCGgtattttaagtaattatcCCGTTGTTGAACCTAACGTTAAGAgaatacttttaaaaagagCAAATTATGAAGCGATGctgccgaaaaaaaagaaacagcgaCGTAACTTTGGCCACTTTATAATGTCACTGACagacaaaaatatatcgcgag caaaTTTTATGCAGTTAgtgaagaaattcaatttGAAACTTTCAGCATCGCTTATCGATGAAATTATGAATGCATTCACAGGGCCTAAAAATACCATCGATCAAACACagctaaaattattttatttggaagAATATCCCGAAACAACAGCTAAACCATTAacattgaagaaaaaaaaattgaagccAGTAAAAACATAA
- the Ser gene encoding protein jagged-1 isoform X1: MRAAVTYVLFLAHLIQATNASGYFEVQILSLTNNRGTLVDGRCCGGGGGGVKGDFPPCMTPCSTAFWLCLKEYQSNVTAIGSCSFGNVSSHALGPNTFTLTDPVTLQLHFTFRWTRQFTLILQARDEVSAGVIEEASYSGIVLPGPTWHTLNHQGRNAHLAYRVRVLCADHYYNATCTKFCRPRNDIFGHYTCDENGDKVCIQGWKGVDCETAVCKEGCHPVHGHCNVSGECQCRHGWRGELCDQCMPYPGCKHGYCNGSSWQCICDTNWGGILCDQDLNYCGTHEPCQNGGTCENTAPDQYRCTCPEGFSGPTCEKVDNPCASSPCQNGATCRELGETAQCECAPGFAGPFCATDIDECASQPCQNGGTCVDGKNGFACNCPPAWQGLLCQFDVDECTLKELPCKNFLTCINLAGDYRCRCRSGFTGKNCTKNINDCVGQCQHGALCIDLVDDYHCSCTPGYSGKDCDVDIDECASKPCQNGGDCRDLVNAYECVCPVGFTGYQCEIDRDHCSPNPCRNSAPCFNTQTDYYCHCPTQWQGRNCSEPALHHPQFGMLDDGQSGCGSEGTPCGGKGRCSGGRCICDPGYTGVHCHENINDCRGNPCLNGGTCVDLLNSFQCICREGWSGDLCDQNMDECLTQPCRNNGTCVDGVADFTCICEGDWKGKTCALRRGHCEPGTCRNGGTCQDRGDGFTCHCPRGWEGAACHISSPSACTSNPCANGATCVNTVDGSYRCVCREGFEGPNCRRNVDDCQPVPCLNGGKCVDGDNWFRCECAPGFTGPDCRINVNECASDPCTGGATCVDGIASYSCICPPGRTGSRCEIRTAGGPGCTAATWEDDCNVCECRNGKNQCSNVWCGPGNCLNGTSCLAHEVCVPSPGESCLAPLCPAWGECRPIETGRRVGPPALPAPPSCWPGQSTLGPTCSRLTILLRRDTLVPGTSVELLCRRLRKLLADPRRPQSVVLLCDLKPGDNDTIEVTIFSEAAADTARDLGEILSRPLSRPLVLASVLEVKVETALLSEPSSASAANAGSYVAVLGGALATVLLLALFGSLWYLKSMRHRSNLTATTSSETSLHRHRSDLDEKSNNLQNEENLRRYANPLKDQDSEPRISVVRPLSGTSLGTLTGAEESLEMVSEEGRHRLPPLYKPPSAEARNNTASFSYEEGPHKPYSKPRLQEPPYPHQPGTSQIPPGPHQVLTVHV, encoded by the exons ATGAGGGCGGCCGTCACCTACGTCCTGTTCCTTGCCCACCTCATACAG GCGACAAACGCGAGCGGATACTTCGAGGTACAAATCCTGTCGCTGACGAACAACAGGGGCACCCTGGTGGACGGTAGATGTTGCGGCGGGGGAGGCGGGGGCGTAAAAGGAGATTTCCCGCCCTGCATGACGCCCTGCTCGACAGCCTTCTGGCTCTGCCTCAAAGAATATCAGTCGAACGTCACCGCCATCGGCTCCTGTAGCTTCGGCAACGTATCTAGTCACGCCCTCGGCCCGAACACTTTCACCCTCACCGACCCTGTCACTCTGCAACTTCATTTTACCTTCCGATGGACG AGGCAATTCACGTTGATCCTGCAAGCGAGAGACGAGGTGAGCGCTGGCGTGATCGAAGAAGCGAGTTACAGCGGTATCGTCTTGCCTGGACCTACGTGGCACACTCTCAATCATCAAGGAAGAAACGCTCACTTGGCGTATCGGGTACGAGTTCTGTGCGCCGATCATTACTACAATGCGACCTGCACGAAATTCTGTCGACCCAGAAACGACATTTTTGGCCATTACACCTGCGATGAGAACGGAGACAAAGTGTGCATACAGGGATGGAAAGGCGTCGACTGCGAGACAG CCGTGTGCAAGGAGGGCTGCCATCCCGTGCACGGTCACTGCAACGTCAGCGGGGAGTGCCAGTGTCGTCACGGCTGGCGCGGCGAGCTTTGCGACCAGTGTATGCCTTATCCCGGCTGCAAGCACGGTTACTGCAACGGCTCGAGCTGGCAGTGCATCTGCGACACGAACTGGGGTGGGATATTGTGCGACCAGGACCTCAACTACTGCGGCACCCACGAGCCGTGCCAGAACGGCGGCACGTGCGAGAACACCGCCCCCGACCAGTACCGCTGCACGTGCCCGGAGGGCTTCTCCGGGCCCACCTGCGAGAAGGTCGACAATCCGTGTGCATCCAGCCCGTGCCAGAACGGGGCGACCTGCCGCGAGCTCGGCGAGACCGCACAGTGCGAATGCGCTCCGGGCTTCGCCGGGCCGTTTTGCGCGACCGACATCGACGAGTGCGCCTCTCAACCTTGCCAGAACGGCGGCACCTGCGTGGACGGCAAGAATGGCTTTGCCTGTAACTGCCCGCCCGCCTGGCAGGGCCTACTCTGCCAGTTCGACGTCGACGAGTGCACGCTCAAGGAGCTACCCTGCAAGAACTTTCTCACCTGCATCAACCTAGCCGGCGACTATCG GTGCCGATGTCGGAGCGGTTTTACCGGGAAGAACTGCACGAAGAATATCAATGACTGCGTTGGCCAGTGTCAGCACGGCGCGCTCTGCATCGATCTGGTGGACGATTATCATTGCAGTTGCACGCCCGGTTACTCTGGCAAAGACTGCGACGTCGACATCGACGAATGTGCGTCCAAGCCGTGCCAGAACGGCGGCGATTGCCGCGATCTGGTGAACGCTTATGAGTGCGTGTGCCCGGTGGGCTTCACTGGGTACCAGTGCGAGATCGATCGCGACCATTGCAGCCCGAACCCGTGCCGTAACTCGGCACCGTGTTTCAACACGCAGACAGACTACTATTGCCACTGTCCGACGCAGTGGCAGGGCAGAAATTGCTCGGAACCGGCCTTACATCATCCACAGTTCGGTATGCTAGACGACGGGCAGTCAGGTTGCGGCAGCGAGGGCACCCCGTGCGGTGGTAAGGGTCGCTGTAGCGGCGGAAGATGCATCTGCGACCCGGGCTATACGGGCGTGCACTGCCACGAGAATATCAATGACTGCCGTGGCAATCCCTGCTTAAACGGTGGCACATGCGTCGACCTGCTCAACTCTTTTCAATGCATTTGCAGAGAAGGTTGGAGTGGAGATCTTTGCGACCAAA aTATGGACGAATGTTTGACGCAACCTTGCCGCAATAACGGTACCTGCGTGGACGGCGTGGCAGATTTTACGTGCATCTGCGAAGGCGACTGGAAAGGCAAGACGTGCGCGCTGCGTCGCGGTCACTGCGAGCCAGGTACTTGTCGAAATGGTGGTACTTGTCAAGATCGTGGAGATGGTTTCACGTGCCATTGTCCACGCGGATGGGAAGGTGCCGCCTGTCATATTTCGTCACCATCGGCGTGTACGAGCAATCCCTGTGCAAACGGCGCGACCTGCGTGAACACGGTTGATGGTAGCTACCGGTGCGTCTGCCGCGAAGGTTTCGAAGGCCCGAATTGTCGACGCAACGTGGACGACTGCCAACCAGTACCATGCCTCAACGGCGGCAAATGCGTCGATGGTGATAACTGGTTTAGATGCGAATGCGCGCCCGGCTTTACTGGACCAGATTGTCGCATCAACGTGAATGAATGCGCGAGCGATCCGTGCACCGGCGGTGCTACTTGTGTCGACGGCATTGCGAGTTACTCGTGCATCTGTCCGCCCGGTAGAACTGGTTCACGATGTGAAATTCGAACGGCTGGTGGACCAGGCTGCACTGCCGCCACGTGGGAGGACGACTGCAACGTATGCGAATGCCGAAACGGTAAAAATCAGTGCAGCAACGTTTGGTGTGGACCGGGCAACTGTTTGAATGGTACTTCTTGTTTGGCCCACGAGGTCTGCGTTCCTAGCCCAGGTGAAAGTTGCCTGGCGCCACTATGTCCAGCGTGGGGTGAGTGCCGTCCCATCGAAACTGGAAGGCGAGTCGGTCCCCCTGCATTACCAGCTCCACCGTCCTGCTGGCCCGGACAGTCCACGCTTGGACCAACTTGCTCGAGACTTACGATATTATTGCGAAGAGATACCTTAGTGCCCGGTACATCGGTAGAATTGTTGTGCCGTCGTTTAAGAAAGCTCTTGGCCGATCCTCGAAGGCCACAGTCGGTGGTACTGCTGTGCGATTTGAAGCCTGGTGACAACGATACGATAGAAGTGACTATCTTCTCTGAAGCGGCGGCAGACACAGCTCGCGATCTCGGCGAAATTCTCAGCCGTCCGTTATCCAGGCCTCTCGTTTTGGCCTCTGTGCTGGAGGTCAAAGTAGAGACGGCGCTACTCAGCGAGCCTAGTTCGGCGAGTGCGGCCAATGCTGGTAGTTACGTGGCTGTATTAGGCGGCGCTCTGGCGACTGTGTTGTTATTAGCGCTGTTTGGCAGTCTCTGGTATCTTAAATCTATGAGGCACAGATCGAACTTGACGGCGACTACCAGCAGCGAGACTTCGTTGCACCGTCACCGTAGTGATCTCGATGAAAAGTCGAACAATCTTCAGAACGAGGAGAATTTGAGGAGATACGCTAATCCGCTGAAGGATCAAGATTCCGAACCTCGTATATCCGTCGTGAGGCCTTTGTCAGGCACTTCGCTTGGTACATTGACCGGCGCTGAGGAGAGTCTTGAAATGGTATCTGAGGAAGGTAGACATCGTTTGCCACCACTATACAAACCGCCTAGTGCGGAAGCCAGAAACAATACGGCCAGTTTTAGTTACGAGGAAGGACCGCACAAGCCTTACAGCAAGCCCAGATTACAGGAACCGCCGTATCCTCATCAACCAGGCACCAGCCAGATACCGCCGGGACCACATCAAGTGCTAACGGTACACGTGTga
- the Arl2 gene encoding ADP-ribosylation factor-like protein 2, whose amino-acid sequence MGLLTVLKKLKQKEKEMRILMLGLDNAGKTTVLKRLNGEPIDTISPTLGFNIKTLEHRGYKLNVWDVGGQKSLRSYWRNYFESTDGLVWVIDSADRRRLDDCKTELYKLLQEERLEGASLLVFANKQDMPGALSAADIADILELPNIKTHHWQIYKCSAVTGENLVDGINWIVDDIAARIFYID is encoded by the exons ATGGGTCTATTAACGGTGCTGAAAAAATTGAAGCAGAAGGAAAAGGAGATGCGAATTTTAATGTT GGGCCTGGATAATGCAGGCAAGACGACAGTGCTGAAAAGACTCAATGGTGAACCGATAGATACTATTTCGCCCACCCTTGGCTTTAATATCAAGACGCTGGAGCATCGAGGGTACAAGCTCAATGTATGGGACGTGGGTGGGCAAAAATCATTGCGTTCTTACtggagaaattatttcgaatctACGGACGGACTTGTCTGGGTAATAGACAGTGCAGACAGACGAAGGCTGGACGATTGTAAAACGGAATTGTATAAGCTGTTGCAAGAAGAGAGGCTGGAAGGCGCGAGTCTTCTTGTATTCGCCAACAAGCAGGATATGCCTGGTGCACTGTCCGCAGCTGACATAGCCGATATTTTGGAGCTGCCTAATATAAAGACCCACCACTGGCAAATTTATAAGTGTTCCGCTGTAACAGGTGAAAATCTAGTCGACGGTATCAATTGGATTGTCGATGACATCGCGgcgagaatattttatatagattaa
- the Ser gene encoding protein jagged-1 isoform X2 produces the protein MTPCSTAFWLCLKEYQSNVTAIGSCSFGNVSSHALGPNTFTLTDPVTLQLHFTFRWTRQFTLILQARDEVSAGVIEEASYSGIVLPGPTWHTLNHQGRNAHLAYRVRVLCADHYYNATCTKFCRPRNDIFGHYTCDENGDKVCIQGWKGVDCETAVCKEGCHPVHGHCNVSGECQCRHGWRGELCDQCMPYPGCKHGYCNGSSWQCICDTNWGGILCDQDLNYCGTHEPCQNGGTCENTAPDQYRCTCPEGFSGPTCEKVDNPCASSPCQNGATCRELGETAQCECAPGFAGPFCATDIDECASQPCQNGGTCVDGKNGFACNCPPAWQGLLCQFDVDECTLKELPCKNFLTCINLAGDYRCRCRSGFTGKNCTKNINDCVGQCQHGALCIDLVDDYHCSCTPGYSGKDCDVDIDECASKPCQNGGDCRDLVNAYECVCPVGFTGYQCEIDRDHCSPNPCRNSAPCFNTQTDYYCHCPTQWQGRNCSEPALHHPQFGMLDDGQSGCGSEGTPCGGKGRCSGGRCICDPGYTGVHCHENINDCRGNPCLNGGTCVDLLNSFQCICREGWSGDLCDQNMDECLTQPCRNNGTCVDGVADFTCICEGDWKGKTCALRRGHCEPGTCRNGGTCQDRGDGFTCHCPRGWEGAACHISSPSACTSNPCANGATCVNTVDGSYRCVCREGFEGPNCRRNVDDCQPVPCLNGGKCVDGDNWFRCECAPGFTGPDCRINVNECASDPCTGGATCVDGIASYSCICPPGRTGSRCEIRTAGGPGCTAATWEDDCNVCECRNGKNQCSNVWCGPGNCLNGTSCLAHEVCVPSPGESCLAPLCPAWGECRPIETGRRVGPPALPAPPSCWPGQSTLGPTCSRLTILLRRDTLVPGTSVELLCRRLRKLLADPRRPQSVVLLCDLKPGDNDTIEVTIFSEAAADTARDLGEILSRPLSRPLVLASVLEVKVETALLSEPSSASAANAGSYVAVLGGALATVLLLALFGSLWYLKSMRHRSNLTATTSSETSLHRHRSDLDEKSNNLQNEENLRRYANPLKDQDSEPRISVVRPLSGTSLGTLTGAEESLEMVSEEGRHRLPPLYKPPSAEARNNTASFSYEEGPHKPYSKPRLQEPPYPHQPGTSQIPPGPHQVLTVHV, from the exons ATGACGCCCTGCTCGACAGCCTTCTGGCTCTGCCTCAAAGAATATCAGTCGAACGTCACCGCCATCGGCTCCTGTAGCTTCGGCAACGTATCTAGTCACGCCCTCGGCCCGAACACTTTCACCCTCACCGACCCTGTCACTCTGCAACTTCATTTTACCTTCCGATGGACG AGGCAATTCACGTTGATCCTGCAAGCGAGAGACGAGGTGAGCGCTGGCGTGATCGAAGAAGCGAGTTACAGCGGTATCGTCTTGCCTGGACCTACGTGGCACACTCTCAATCATCAAGGAAGAAACGCTCACTTGGCGTATCGGGTACGAGTTCTGTGCGCCGATCATTACTACAATGCGACCTGCACGAAATTCTGTCGACCCAGAAACGACATTTTTGGCCATTACACCTGCGATGAGAACGGAGACAAAGTGTGCATACAGGGATGGAAAGGCGTCGACTGCGAGACAG CCGTGTGCAAGGAGGGCTGCCATCCCGTGCACGGTCACTGCAACGTCAGCGGGGAGTGCCAGTGTCGTCACGGCTGGCGCGGCGAGCTTTGCGACCAGTGTATGCCTTATCCCGGCTGCAAGCACGGTTACTGCAACGGCTCGAGCTGGCAGTGCATCTGCGACACGAACTGGGGTGGGATATTGTGCGACCAGGACCTCAACTACTGCGGCACCCACGAGCCGTGCCAGAACGGCGGCACGTGCGAGAACACCGCCCCCGACCAGTACCGCTGCACGTGCCCGGAGGGCTTCTCCGGGCCCACCTGCGAGAAGGTCGACAATCCGTGTGCATCCAGCCCGTGCCAGAACGGGGCGACCTGCCGCGAGCTCGGCGAGACCGCACAGTGCGAATGCGCTCCGGGCTTCGCCGGGCCGTTTTGCGCGACCGACATCGACGAGTGCGCCTCTCAACCTTGCCAGAACGGCGGCACCTGCGTGGACGGCAAGAATGGCTTTGCCTGTAACTGCCCGCCCGCCTGGCAGGGCCTACTCTGCCAGTTCGACGTCGACGAGTGCACGCTCAAGGAGCTACCCTGCAAGAACTTTCTCACCTGCATCAACCTAGCCGGCGACTATCG GTGCCGATGTCGGAGCGGTTTTACCGGGAAGAACTGCACGAAGAATATCAATGACTGCGTTGGCCAGTGTCAGCACGGCGCGCTCTGCATCGATCTGGTGGACGATTATCATTGCAGTTGCACGCCCGGTTACTCTGGCAAAGACTGCGACGTCGACATCGACGAATGTGCGTCCAAGCCGTGCCAGAACGGCGGCGATTGCCGCGATCTGGTGAACGCTTATGAGTGCGTGTGCCCGGTGGGCTTCACTGGGTACCAGTGCGAGATCGATCGCGACCATTGCAGCCCGAACCCGTGCCGTAACTCGGCACCGTGTTTCAACACGCAGACAGACTACTATTGCCACTGTCCGACGCAGTGGCAGGGCAGAAATTGCTCGGAACCGGCCTTACATCATCCACAGTTCGGTATGCTAGACGACGGGCAGTCAGGTTGCGGCAGCGAGGGCACCCCGTGCGGTGGTAAGGGTCGCTGTAGCGGCGGAAGATGCATCTGCGACCCGGGCTATACGGGCGTGCACTGCCACGAGAATATCAATGACTGCCGTGGCAATCCCTGCTTAAACGGTGGCACATGCGTCGACCTGCTCAACTCTTTTCAATGCATTTGCAGAGAAGGTTGGAGTGGAGATCTTTGCGACCAAA aTATGGACGAATGTTTGACGCAACCTTGCCGCAATAACGGTACCTGCGTGGACGGCGTGGCAGATTTTACGTGCATCTGCGAAGGCGACTGGAAAGGCAAGACGTGCGCGCTGCGTCGCGGTCACTGCGAGCCAGGTACTTGTCGAAATGGTGGTACTTGTCAAGATCGTGGAGATGGTTTCACGTGCCATTGTCCACGCGGATGGGAAGGTGCCGCCTGTCATATTTCGTCACCATCGGCGTGTACGAGCAATCCCTGTGCAAACGGCGCGACCTGCGTGAACACGGTTGATGGTAGCTACCGGTGCGTCTGCCGCGAAGGTTTCGAAGGCCCGAATTGTCGACGCAACGTGGACGACTGCCAACCAGTACCATGCCTCAACGGCGGCAAATGCGTCGATGGTGATAACTGGTTTAGATGCGAATGCGCGCCCGGCTTTACTGGACCAGATTGTCGCATCAACGTGAATGAATGCGCGAGCGATCCGTGCACCGGCGGTGCTACTTGTGTCGACGGCATTGCGAGTTACTCGTGCATCTGTCCGCCCGGTAGAACTGGTTCACGATGTGAAATTCGAACGGCTGGTGGACCAGGCTGCACTGCCGCCACGTGGGAGGACGACTGCAACGTATGCGAATGCCGAAACGGTAAAAATCAGTGCAGCAACGTTTGGTGTGGACCGGGCAACTGTTTGAATGGTACTTCTTGTTTGGCCCACGAGGTCTGCGTTCCTAGCCCAGGTGAAAGTTGCCTGGCGCCACTATGTCCAGCGTGGGGTGAGTGCCGTCCCATCGAAACTGGAAGGCGAGTCGGTCCCCCTGCATTACCAGCTCCACCGTCCTGCTGGCCCGGACAGTCCACGCTTGGACCAACTTGCTCGAGACTTACGATATTATTGCGAAGAGATACCTTAGTGCCCGGTACATCGGTAGAATTGTTGTGCCGTCGTTTAAGAAAGCTCTTGGCCGATCCTCGAAGGCCACAGTCGGTGGTACTGCTGTGCGATTTGAAGCCTGGTGACAACGATACGATAGAAGTGACTATCTTCTCTGAAGCGGCGGCAGACACAGCTCGCGATCTCGGCGAAATTCTCAGCCGTCCGTTATCCAGGCCTCTCGTTTTGGCCTCTGTGCTGGAGGTCAAAGTAGAGACGGCGCTACTCAGCGAGCCTAGTTCGGCGAGTGCGGCCAATGCTGGTAGTTACGTGGCTGTATTAGGCGGCGCTCTGGCGACTGTGTTGTTATTAGCGCTGTTTGGCAGTCTCTGGTATCTTAAATCTATGAGGCACAGATCGAACTTGACGGCGACTACCAGCAGCGAGACTTCGTTGCACCGTCACCGTAGTGATCTCGATGAAAAGTCGAACAATCTTCAGAACGAGGAGAATTTGAGGAGATACGCTAATCCGCTGAAGGATCAAGATTCCGAACCTCGTATATCCGTCGTGAGGCCTTTGTCAGGCACTTCGCTTGGTACATTGACCGGCGCTGAGGAGAGTCTTGAAATGGTATCTGAGGAAGGTAGACATCGTTTGCCACCACTATACAAACCGCCTAGTGCGGAAGCCAGAAACAATACGGCCAGTTTTAGTTACGAGGAAGGACCGCACAAGCCTTACAGCAAGCCCAGATTACAGGAACCGCCGTATCCTCATCAACCAGGCACCAGCCAGATACCGCCGGGACCACATCAAGTGCTAACGGTACACGTGTga